Proteins found in one Thermopolyspora flexuosa genomic segment:
- a CDS encoding rhodanese-like domain-containing protein gives MNVPETPVHAVPDDAFLLDVREPEEWVAGHAPGAVHIPLFDLPARVAEVPEDVTVYVVCRVGGRSAQATAWLNQLGRKAVNVAGGMMAWAAADRPMAAENGQPPYVA, from the coding sequence GTGAACGTACCGGAAACCCCTGTTCATGCCGTCCCCGACGACGCCTTCCTGCTGGATGTGCGGGAGCCCGAGGAGTGGGTGGCCGGGCACGCCCCGGGCGCGGTGCACATCCCGCTCTTCGACCTGCCCGCCCGCGTCGCGGAGGTGCCCGAGGACGTGACCGTGTACGTGGTGTGCCGGGTCGGCGGACGCTCGGCCCAGGCGACCGCGTGGCTCAACCAGCTCGGGCGCAAGGCGGTCAACGTGGCGGGCGGCATGATGGCCTGGGCCGCGGCCGACCGGCCGATGGCCGCCGAGAACGGGCAGCCGCCGTACGTGGCCTGA